One stretch of Leishmania panamensis strain MHOM/PA/94/PSC-1 chromosome 29 sequence DNA includes these proteins:
- a CDS encoding 40S ribosomal protein S15a (TriTrypDB/GeneDB-style sysID: LpmP.29.1800) produces MTMMSVLANALRTIASAERRGKRQVLIRPSSKVVVKFLQVMQKHGYIGEFEIIDDHRAGKIVVNLNGRLNKCGAICPRFDCATTDYEKWMKNILPSRQFGFVVLTTSLGIMDHEEARSRNTGGKVLGFFY; encoded by the coding sequence ATGACAATGATGAGCGTTCTTGCGAACGCGCTTCGCACCATTGCGAGCGCGGAGCGCCGTGGCAAGCGCCAGGTGCTCAtccgcccctcctccaaggtggtggtgaagttCCTGCAGGTGATGCAGAAGCACGGCTACATTGGCGAGTTCGAGATCATCGACGACCATCGCGCTGGCAAGATCGTCGTGAACCTGAATGGCCGCCTGAACAAGTGCGGCGCCATCTGCCCGCGCTTCGACTGCGCCACCACGGACTACGAGAAGTGGATGAAGAACATCCTGCCCTCCCGTCAGTTCGGCTTTGTCGTGCTGACAACCTCGCTCGGCATCATGGACCACGAGGAGGCCCGCTCCCGCAACACTGGTGGTAAGGTGCTCGGCTTCTTCTATTAG